In Coregonus clupeaformis isolate EN_2021a chromosome 7, ASM2061545v1, whole genome shotgun sequence, one genomic interval encodes:
- the LOC121570456 gene encoding toll-like receptor 13: MSRSCLLFMLLINIRFSCGYGFKGCQANYNDPTTIWCSSQNIVNVSDVIQNIPENATKINLSKNKIQTILPETFLKFYNLSVLTLDQNKLSSLRGGEFKGLHMLSILNISRNNISVIKVVVFRDLTQLRVLDLSKNIIHKIFPEIFNFLPNIESADISMNKLQSLQSGVYNNTSLSWLSLLGNNIDHLNVSGFPALTYINLSNNSGLHPKSGIFAHNHRLKRLLLMGIETEFFAGIPMETKQSLSMVAFSFSLERSNFTICGLLEVMDSLSSLEINLGRSKLPPNVSVLLECSTPNMVVLEKANLGDLGETQLVQDGRKTKRLYLVDCGLKDISHTTFRSLGGLETLQLNDNKLNIQMDTFTGLRNLTFLSLDRSKIRELNPRWFLPLRNLRCLSVIGNEIIEFIPNTFSDLQNLEELYMRYNVIRYITNQPFSKLSRLVKLDLSLNIIKYIEEGSFRDLENLDYLDLSGNHIKRLTPAILQGLVKLKQLVLYNNCLHFDKDDAPFINMTALESLEKLTFYKTDLDTLPDNLLPPGNSLKVLLVQSNHLHVLEKSLFDNLPMLRFLDISDNPLSCTCPNAWFKSWALNDPNVHVAHIYDLHCDNVGTAHYMREFDDKACSYDQFSLSLFLTTFLLDLVTVTVCLIWHNQKFSIRYMLLLLRTRLRGRKAAGKGRYQYDAFISYSSRDEPWVMRELVARLEGTTLGSAPFRLCLHHRDFRPGTAILENIETAIYNARRTLCVVTRDFLRSEWCALEFQLASLRLLCDGSDVLLMVFLEEIPDYCLSLYTRLRKMVRRKTYLLWPTDERDQEVFWIRLENALRESMQEEDDGDELAMLIG; encoded by the exons ATGTCAAGATCCTGTCTTTTATTCATGCTTCTCATCAACATCAGGTTCAGCTGTGGCTATGGATTTAAGGGGTGTCAGGCAAACTATAATGACCCCACCACTATCTGGTGTAGTAGTCAAAACATTGTGAATGTGTCGGATGTCATACAGAACATCCCCGAAAATGCCACCAAGATTAATCTGTCCAAGAACAAAATCCAAACCATTCTGCCTGAGACATTCCTCAAGTTCTATAATTTGAGTGTATTAACCCTGGACCAGAACAAACTCTCATCTCTAAGAGGAGGTGAATTCAAAGGACTACACATGCTGTCCATTCTAAACATCTCCAGAAACAACATCTCAGTGATCAAGGTTGTTGTATTCCGCGACCTGACACAGTTAAGGGTCCTCGATttgtcaaaaaacataattcacaAAATTTTCCCTGAAATTTTTAATttccttcctaatattgaatcgGCTGACATTTCTATGAATAAACTACAAAGTCTACAGAGTGGTGTGTACAACAACACCTCTTTGTCCTGGCTTAGTCTTTTGGGCAACAACATTGACCATTTGAATGTCAGTGGCTTTCCTGCTCTTACCTACATTAACCTTTCGAACAACTCTGGATTACATCCAAAGTCAGGCATTTTTGCTCACAACCACAGATTGAAGCGCCTGCTCCTTATGGGGATAGAAACAGAATTCTTTGCTGGAATTCCAATGGAGACGAAGCAATCTCTTTCAATGGTGGCATTCTCTTTTTCTCTTGAAAGATCTAATTTCACTATTTGCGGCCTCCTGGAAGTGATGGACAGCCTTTCAAGCTTAGAGATCAATCTTGGAAGATCCAAATTACCTCCAAATGTCTCTGTCCTGTTAGAATGCTCCACACCAAATATGGTAGTCTTGGAAAAAGCGAATCTGGGGGATTTGGGAGAAACCCAGCTGGTGCAGGATGGGAGAAAAACGAAAAGACTTTATCTCGTTGACTGTGGGTTAAAGGACATCTCTCACACCACCTTCCGAAGCCTTGGGGGTCTTGAAACTTTACAACTTAATGATAACAAGCTGAACATTCAAATGGATACGTTTACTGGCCTCAGAAATTTGACGTTCCTAAGTCTGGATAGAAGCAAGATTCGAGAACTCAACCCTCGCTGGTTCCTCCCTCTAAGGAACCTTAGATGCTTGTCCGTTATCGGAAATGAAATCATTGAATTTATTCCAAATACTTTCAGTGACCTACAGAACCTTGAAGAGCTTTACATGCGATACAATGTCATTAGATACATCACCAATCAACCTTTCAGCAAACTCAGCAGACTTGTGAAGCTGGACCTCAGCCTCAATATtatcaaatacattgaggaaggATCCTTCCGAGACCTGGAAAATCTTGATTACCTGGACCTATCTGGGAACCATATCAAAAGATTGACTCCTGCCATCCTACAAGGTCTTGTGAAACTGAAACAGCTGGTGTTGTATAACAACTGCCTTCATTTTGATAAGGACGACGCTCCATTCATTAACATGACCGCACTAG AATCACTGGAAAAGCTGACCTTTTACAAAACAGACCTGGATACTCTCCCTGACAACTTACTGCCCCCCGGGAATTCCCTGAAGGTCTTGCTAGTTCAGTCCAACCATTTACATGTTTTGGAGAAATCTTTGTTCGATAACCTCCCTATGTTGCGATTCCTTGATATCAGCGACAACCCACTGTCCTGTACCTGCCCAAATGCCTGGTTCAAAAGCTGGGCTTTAAATGATCCTAATGTGCACGTAGCCCATATCTATGACCTCCACTGTGACAATGTGGGGACAGCTCACTACATGCGGGAATTCGATGACAAAGCATGCTCTTATGACCAGTTCTCCCTCAGCCTTTTCTTGACCACCTTCCTTCTGGACTTGGTGACTGTGACCGTGTGCCTAATTTGGCACAATCAGAAATTTTCCATCCGTTACATGCTCCTCCTCCTAAGGACTCGCCTTCGAGGGCGTAAGGCAGCGGGGAAAGGTCGCTACCAGTACGATGCCTTCATCTCCTACAGCTCCAGAGATGAGCCGTGGGTGATGAGGGAGCTGGTAGCCCGTCTAGAAGGGACTACGTTGGGATCAGCTCCATTCCGACTGTGCTTGCACCACCGCGACTTCCGTCCGGGCACGGCTATCCTAGAGAACATTGAAACAGCCATTTACAATGCCAGACGCACACTCTGCGTGGTGACCCGTGACTTTCTCCGCAGTGAGTGGTGCGCCCTGGAGTTCCAGTTGGCCAGTCTGAGACTTCTGTGTGATGGGAGCGATGTTCTTCTGATGGTGTTTCTCGAAGAGAT